The Pseudomonas sp. FP198 genomic interval GCGTCACTTGCTCTGTTACTACGACAGCTTGGTCACGCCCAAACTGGTGCGTCATGCACCAAAACCGTGGAGAGACTGGTTGCTCGCCCCTATTGTCTCCTGGTGGTATCGGGGAGCTACCCCACAATACGAGCAATGGCACCGCGTTCGCGGACAAGCCCAGCCAAGCCCTGCGCAGCCCTCTCCGGAGTTAGTGATAACCACAGAGTTATGGCATGCGCTGGCAAGCGACCCTCTTCCTCATCGCCTACTAGACACTCTTGAAAAAACATCACCAGGCGTCTTCAGTACCCCATGCCATGGAGTACGCCTAGCGCTCATTGAGTCGCTGCTGAACAAAGGGAAAAGCTTGGGATTGATTGACCATCACAACCTGATCGACTTCGTATTCCTCAACCTTCAAAACACCTCTGAACAACTGGAAAACAGTGCTAACTGGCATGTAGCAGTGCAGCTTAGCGCCAAAGGCAAAGGACGCCTGAGTCAGCTGTACCTCCAAGGAGAAAAACGACCATGACGGACACAACCGACCTATTAAGCTTCATTTCCCGACAGACCCACAGCACTGAGGGCAACAGCCCTTGCGTCAGTTGTAAAAGAACCGTATCCATACTGCCCCTGCGCTATGCGGTGGTGGGGGACAGCCAGGCAGAAGCGGCCCAGACGTCTGCCTCCATACCTGCGAGCTCTTTCAAAGTCGCGTTTCTCCCTTCGCTTACTACCGCACGCTACGTCGTACGCGCTCTGCGCGATGGCTATCTCTACGTGTTCATTGACCGTACCGAAACGGGCTGGGTATGCGAGGGCGCCTATCAAACCTACAGCAGCGGCTTGTGCAAGGCCATATGGCCTGCCACCCCGGACGACCTGGGGCTGGGCGGCCTGCCGGACTTCGGCGATCGGGTCATCCAGGTCAGCGATCCTGAAGACGTCAACGAAGCCCGGCTGCTGTTCACCCCGGACCTGCTGACGCCGCGCCTGCTCGCCGAGATCCGCACGCAACCGCGGCTGCGCAACACCCTGCGCAAGGTCGATATCCGCCAACTGATCCAAAGCTGCAGCCACACCGCACACATCATCGAGGCGCAGGCGCTGGACAGTAGCGTCGCCGACCTGCTCGGGCCGACCTCCCCGCCCTTGATGGCGCACCTTGGCGAGCAACTGTTTGCGCCCCCGGCCGGCTACTCGACCCTGGCGGGTGTGACCACCCGGCTTGGCGCAACGG includes:
- a CDS encoding DUF4123 domain-containing protein, which codes for MIPYELLTALTNELYGHGASSPRYLVALIDMATLPEETQQKLIENLGDLLAPLFLAPGLEKLRPLGPHLAVSYEATHKGNSALLDRLSPYGSNEIVAWITSTLSPDALVQHLSQATFVDTETGERHLLCYYDSLVTPKLVRHAPKPWRDWLLAPIVSWWYRGATPQYEQWHRVRGQAQPSPAQPSPELVITTELWHALASDPLPHRLLDTLEKTSPGVFSTPCHGVRLALIESLLNKGKSLGLIDHHNLIDFVFLNLQNTSEQLENSANWHVAVQLSAKGKGRLSQLYLQGEKRP